The Phlebotomus papatasi isolate M1 chromosome 3, Ppap_2.1, whole genome shotgun sequence genomic sequence AACAAAgtgaacaaaattgaatttctccTGACTCTGACTCTATCCCAGAAAATTCCCCAAAGcttttcctacactgagaaaaatcatgTCAAGAGATGAAAGCTTAACTGAGATGAAAACTCTAACATAGATTCGATTGGATGTCGGGGCGGCGAGAAGCATCAATCCAAGCGCCTTCCAGCTCCATTCTCGACTCCAGCCTCGACTTCAACAGCAACCTCTCCATGTCCCATCATCTTCTCATCCTTGCCAGCTCGCCGTCTGCATCTAGGTCTCAGTTTGGGCCCCTTGTGCATCCCTTTTCCATTAAAACTCTAAATTCAATAGCTGTGTGTACCTAGTCAGTCAGTCTTCCGGATGAATTCCATTAGACAGGGCGGCTTTAGTTTAGGAAGTTCTTCCCAAGCGAGTTCCGCTTTACCCACCAGTGCTCGTTTTGTGTTtatagtaggactgttgagcctagaggagttgaAGGGAGAAAGCCCGTACTGACGAATACTCTTTTAACCCAATATGGTACGAATCattgttcagctggggtggtaactctGAGGGTTGCTATAACGGCCTCTAAGCTCAAGTAACGATATCGCTATCGACGAATTATTCCGAAAGCACAATCGAATCGtctcctcagtcggtcttcaccagtgaagcgaggaggactCATGTCActcttggaatgggcaatgggcTTACTCCCCGAGACAAGCGATGACGTAACAATCCTTGCTACATCGTATAGTCCCAATTTGTTGTACTCCAACAAGGGCACGAATTCTtgaataaatctatctatctatctatctatgttATAGAAAGTGGAGCAGTCACTACAGATCGTGTTACATTGTATATTCAATCTATTGATGTGTTTATCTAGACAGTGTCCAGTGAGAAGGTCAGCAAACTGCTCACTTGGCAGTGGTTGCTGCCCACCGGATACTCTGTCCTGCTCTGTTCTTTTTCCATTCGCACTTGGCATGAACAGACTGAATACACAACAGTTTCCTGTACTTGCTCAGATCGCTTGAATAGTTTTCCTCATGTGGGGTATATTCCAATGGCAGGTCCGGGACCGATGAATTCGGTTTTAGCCCTCCGAGCAACGTGGTCTGTCTCCTCGTTCTCCGTTATTCCCCAGTGCCCTGGTACCCAATGAAGACTGACCACGCAGTTGTGCGAGACCATTTATATCATTTCTCGACACCCAAGCACCACCGATGATTATATCTTGAGATGACAGAAACATCTATCTCAGTCAGGTTTCGTATTAAGATCAGAATTTCTGTGATTTCAGCCTTAAATACCATGGTAAGTCGGCCAAAAAGCACACtgctaaaaataaaaggatcaaattcatccaaatttggtccttttgcaaaggatggatcaaatttcaaaccttgaatgcacatttatcataatagaacccatcaatttgatccatcctttgcaaacggatcaaatttggatcaatttgatccatcctttgcaaacgaatcaaatttggatcaatttgacccatcctttgcaaaaggatcaaatttggatcaatttgattcttttatttttaccagtgcaccGATCCACTAAGTCCAAGTTCTAGACAGTGGTACCCAGCGCCAGAGGATCCTTCAACATATGAGCAtcagtgaaaaatgcatttgtaCCGGGTTCGATAATTTCCTCCACGCCTTCTCACAATTCAGCCCCCaagaaaagattttaaattcctacattgagagaaatccgaaaaagttaaaataacattccgaaaatgttaatattacctTACAATAGTGATCCAAAGTCGGTGTAACTATTAGccgttttaggtgtattaggggttaaagttaccctttttcatgttaattttacccttaaaaaggtgtataattaacattaaaaaatgttgatttatttttaaaaagtgttaaagttctgaggaaacaagttaatcgcaccttctttttttctcagtgtaatgaaAAATCACCCCTTATTGGCAAGTAGCCCTCATGAGCAACAACGAGTTGAATTTCCCAGTGTAAATTCAACGCGTTCTTCCACATTCAAAATAATTCGGTTTAAAACATGGGAAGATCAACGTCGTTTATTATTCTTAAGTTAAtgaattttccaacaaaaatttTGGATACTGTGTTACATCTACGCTCGTTATGTGTTGCTAGCAACACTCACTTTTCTTTCAGTGCATAAAAGAgtcttttatgaaaaattttcccAACACCAAAGACTGACTGTATTTTACCCCACCCTAGTTTGAGTATAATATCTCTCTCACAGGACGATTTATGGCATTTTGCACTGATTCACATGGTTGATTTCTGTGGTGTGGGGCATTGAGAAAAAAGCTTTGAATACTCTGTGGAGAACATTTTATTCCCTTTTAGTCATACATAGTGaggagtaaaataaaaaaagagatctgtagaaaaaaatgcaacagtACTGTCCAATTAGGAGATACATCTACTGGGGCAGCATCTCCTCGGGATTAATGTCATCGTCAGTGTCTTCATTGTCAAATGTTCCTGTTTTCGGTCTCATTCCTGTTCTCGGTCTGGCTGCCATTGGACCCAAGGGATCTGTATAGAAGTCACTGGGACCGTCTGGTGTTCTGCCCACGTGCTCTTCTGCGTAGTCACCGAAATTGACAGATGAGGCAGAATTATCCCCATCCTGAGTTATTGCCGATGTTGTGCGTCTGCCAATTGTCATGTTGAGGGATGAGACACTACTTCCTATTCGCTTCCTCGTGTCCTTCGTCTTTGTCAGCCGCTGCAGCTCCAACTTGTACTTCTCATGGAGCTGTGGATGGCTATTATGAGTAATCCGTATCAGAGCCCTGAGGCAATCAGCATTGTCCGGAAATCTGCGATAGATATCCTGAAAGAAGCGTAGGGCTTTCTTATGATGTCCCACTTTCATACAGCAACCAGCAGTCCTTATCATATAAAAAGTACTATTGGGATTGTTCATAATTGCCCGTTCGTAGTAAGGGATAGCTCGTTCAGCTACCTGAAGCCGAATGTAGTGAGTTCCAATCCAATTAATAGTGTTCATATTAACCGGGTTGACCCGATAGGATTCCAAGTGGTAGTGAAAGGCCAATTGTTGGTCAGGTTCTTGCTCATAAATCAATCCAATCTTTCGGAGGATTTCATCATCCAGGAACTGAGATCCCAGCATTTGGAGATAGAGCTCTAGAGCAGCTCCTGTATCATTAACCAATTCATAGAGGTTCCCCATCTGATATAGTACTTGTGGATGAACCTCATGAATACTTATGGTGCTCAGTTTTCGGAAATATCCAAGAGCTGCGTCAAAATCATTGAGACGCTTATTGACCAATCCGAGGTTGTACAATGCTTCAAATGAGGTAGCATCAATTTCAACGGCTGCCTCAAACATACTCTTAGCGGTTTCATAGTCACCACGCATCAATTCGTAGACGCCGTTGTTGATGAGCGTAGCCGGATTGTAAGAATCCAAGCGTCTCATTGATTCAGCATAATTCGAAGCCATTTGCAAATTATTCATCTGCGGAACAagtttttaaataactttttaagGAATCCAAAgcaaatatcaaaattatagtttttatattttttaagctttaaaaacttgaaaacattataaatctttaagttacttatttttcaaaaattcaggcacttgtaatttttaaactttcgaggaataccaaaaatattcataaagaaaaatttactatttttcaatttttttactgatctacaTTTACTTTTCCTGATTTTGGGAAAGTAAAAACAGAAATATGTTAATTTAATTACTCTCTTTCTGAATCTATAtactagtttttaaaattttcgtgtCACTTTACAACCTttaaagactaaaaaaaacttcttgTTTAAAATGTGTTTCTTCTGCAAATGAGAAGAATTGAGCACATGCAATTTTATCTAAAAAGTTAATTCTTCTAGAGTTAAAGAGATAAAGGAACAAATTCCTTGAGTTGTTCTctgcaaaatttatataaattttgtgcatttttacTTAAAACTATTTGACCACATAAGTGAAaatcacaaattaaaaaaaaatctaaccaaaaatttataaaattttaagtgcatcaaaatcttaaaatcgaAACAAAGAACGAGTTGTACGGCTGAAAAATTCGAATAAGTGAAATACTTGGCATCCTAATAATTTTAGAAAGGTCCTTAAAAGTAAATGATACAACTTAGGGTTTAGAGTTTctaaatttctcagaattgCAACTAAAATTCTTATGAACGtgccaataaattttaattgtattCAATCTTTGACACATAACATATTTCATTGTAATTCAATATGGAAGGACGGATATTATTAAGCATCTCGTGACATGATATACTAACGATGAAGCAATGATTTAAATCAAAGATATAACAGATTTGATTAATGGTATGTCATGTCGtattagaaaattcaaaatttttaccgTAAATTAAAGTTCGAAGCATAATTAATCTCTTCTGAGTTATATAAAGCCTTCGTTTAAATTCGAGATATCGAAATCTTcgtttttcgaaataaaaatcattgacTTTCACCTAGGTTCGGCTTGGCTTAtcttatattttcgaaaatatttttttataaaatcggTGTTTAGTAAAGAGTTTCAATCTAATAAAGTAAAGGAAGAAATAAAGTCTAAAGAATTCTCAGATTAGCGCGAAACATTCTTTcctataattttaaaacatcTGCGAAAGAAGgtttaagaaaatatataaaaataaataatttaaaaaaaaataaaataaaaagctttGCAGAGTGCCTATTTTATCAGAGTCATACTTTGGGAATTATAGCAGTGACCTTAGAGATTTAATCTCTGGAATGaatctttagaaaatattaCCCAAGACTTGGATGAATTGAGAAGGAATAGGCTCTCTTAAAAAGCAATTAGCCACCACAGAAAGCAACCATCCAGTTTATTCGGAGAAGTTTCGATGTCAAATAAATTCAACATACTCACGGAGAGCTTTTGATAGGAGAGTTTGCGCTCAAAGATACGCAGATTTCACCAAACGAAAGTTTTATGAAGGAACTTTATTTTGAAATGGCGGTTTCGAATCGAAATCTCCATGTTTATATGGTCCTCAACcgaaaattttaattcagaaattttTATAAGTTTATAATCGACACATTTTTTaacgaatatttttttagtgtattagggtaaaatgaggtaatttggaatcatttacaatttgggatatttgagattttctcactgttttagagattcaaaaggaagaaaagttgttccttttcttctttgcgatctttgttttcttttgctcatctgaaacaatgagaaaatctcaaatgtcccaaattttaaatggttccaaattacctcattttaacCTATATCTTAAAATGCTTGCTCTACATTCTTCACTGAGATACCTTAAAGTACGTAGAATTCCAGGAGAAATGAGGCTGTAAAATGAAATTCTCCAATCGAAATTTAGTAATAAACTGAAATGACTTTGAGGTACAAACTAAATTCTAAATCATTGTGACGAATTGAGCAATCTTACGTCAAGAACAGAAGTGAAATTAAtggataaataaaatatatgtaGAGAGAAGTGTTTGCTGTGTGTCCAGTAAGAATCTAAATGGTGCAATATACAATAAATCTCACCAAGAGATAGATGAATGTTAAATTAATGGACGCATTGATAGCCACGTTGGTTTCCCTCTTCTCGAAGTACTGCAGTGAGTCTATAGCCTGTGTGGGATCATCCTGCTTGAGGAACATTATCGCCCGATTCAAATCCAACTCAGACGCTAATGATTGATGCTTGGAATTCTTAATGGCCTCCACACACCAATTGTACCCATCATCAAATGAATCTTCAATAGCTGGTGCGATAAGATTTGCGGTCATTAGGATGGCTTTTCTCGTGAATTGTTGCTGCTTCTGTTCCCACTGTTGAAGCTCATCCGATCGGATTGTTTCAAAAATGTACTCCTGCGTTGCGTTGGGCTGTCCATGAAAATTTACACGAAAATTTATAGCTCAAATTCCTTCCCTCGTTATAGTACCTTATGATAGAGTTAGCAGTCGATGATTTGGAAAATTCACATGATTTCATTCAAATTGCCGTGGAATTTTATTACCAGTGAAAGGGCCTTCGCGTCGTTACAATTATATCAATTTAAATGGATGTAGCTTATCAGATAAATCTCAAAAGCAAGCTAAATGGGTTTTACTGTATCGTTACAAGATAAACTCAAGTGATTTATTTGGAAATGGGTTTAGTAAAGGTATTCCTATAAAATAGGGGTAGGTTTGATttgttttgcataaattttgtgtattttattttgttgtttCAGAAACATCCTCAGAAGCAACTAAACTATTTTAAGTTTGacaaatttatcagaaaatatttaagcaatatccacttataaaatatttaatccaatgaaatattttaattctattCCATTTTCTTATTGGCAAGAGCACGAATgcatttaaaacatttaaaactcTCAGTCGGAGAACGCGTTaagattaaattattttatgttaattttaattagatGTGGCTAATGTTTAATAACATTAAATCCCGAATGTGAATTTTCAAGTTCAAAACAATTAAATCAGACTAATTATTCAagataaaactctaaaaatgcTTATCTGAGAGAGAGTTTTACAGTTCAGCAATGTACGGCTTTTGAAAAATGTACAATTGTGAAATAATAATGGGAAATGTGTTTTAGGGAGTACTGGGGCAGATTAACcagtaaatgattttttttctactttgtgaaaaaatgtttaaattacaCTGATAAATATTGAAGAGGAATCGAGATGTTTACTCAGAATAAAAAAGGATGTGCTCAATATTTATTCTAAGGTAAACTATAACATCATACTGGTTAATGGGttgatattaatttaaaagtgatgtacgcattttgaagatttttcatataaaagtgGGAAGTATCATTGAAAATTCATAAGAAAGTATCGGAATTACTGCTCTCGATTTTTTAGATAATATCTTCCTTCCTGTACTGTAAAATCTGCCCCTGTTTTCCCTTCATTTTCAAACAGCTAATGACAAAGAGAcaccagttagatttcaataaCTTCACTttagttcataaatgtttgtcaagtgagtatacaaaaaaaaattctctaccTAAGCTGCCTCATAGTCCCCTATACTTTTTTGTTATAGTGGCTAcgtcttccaaaaaaaaaaatatttaaattttggcaattcagaattttatttaggtagcacaaattaaatatttttctaaatatttttaaatatgtttaaaaaaggatttaaaaaaaattaaaaaaaaaactttccagtGTTTTTCAAAGTTCATTATAAGTggcaaaaaaact encodes the following:
- the LOC129807116 gene encoding intraflagellar transport protein 88 homolog, which translates into the protein MSVTGGGNVRDSIYAGFFAESPKVFDYDGEDGGDVVTPLSTGLPVRTGQLGRSTRTPLSRMGTTSQLTKARPSTAVRGVGYTSEASRTFEHQAQNKKSIVVDAKKHQSPEEKYRGLEKKIQDLLEQSILLSTGPKADLRGGLAKAKEASSLDRKLLQMRDQSNGNYVHNFDLTFSVLFNLGNIYALNDMHVEALNTYNLVTKNKMFSNANRLKINMGNIYVKLGMFPKAIKMYRMALDQVPINQKELRLRVTHNIGILFVRMGQYSDAATSFEFIMSEKGDVRAGMHLVLCYYALGDVDKMKRAFQLLLDVSTEFDEDEKLNAISPNATQEYIFETIRSDELQQWEQKQQQFTRKAILMTANLIAPAIEDSFDDGYNWCVEAIKNSKHQSLASELDLNRAIMFLKQDDPTQAIDSLQYFEKRETNVAINASINLTFIYLLMNNLQMASNYAESMRRLDSYNPATLINNGVYELMRGDYETAKSMFEAAVEIDATSFEALYNLGLVNKRLNDFDAALGYFRKLSTISIHEVHPQVLYQMGNLYELVNDTGAALELYLQMLGSQFLDDEILRKIGLIYEQEPDQQLAFHYHLESYRVNPVNMNTINWIGTHYIRLQVAERAIPYYERAIMNNPNSTFYMIRTAGCCMKVGHHKKALRFFQDIYRRFPDNADCLRALIRITHNSHPQLHEKYKLELQRLTKTKDTRKRIGSSVSSLNMTIGRRTTSAITQDGDNSASSVNFGDYAEEHVGRTPDGPSDFYTDPLGPMAARPRTGMRPKTGTFDNEDTDDDINPEEMLPQ